The following are from one region of the Alkalimarinus sediminis genome:
- the leuS gene encoding leucine--tRNA ligase produces MEEQYQPQQIEEHARNFWADNKSFQVVEDASKEKYYCLSMFPYPSGKLHMGHVRNYTIGDVISRYQRMQGKNVMQPMGWDAFGLPAENAAINNKVAPAKWTYENIEYMKNQLNQLGFGYDWNRELATCRPEYYKWEQWFFTKLYEKGLVYKKNATVNWDPVDQTVLANEQVVDGKGWRSGAPVERKEIPQWFIKITDYADELLNDLDQLEDWPEQVKTMQRNWIGRSEGVELNFALKDSEEELTVYTTRPDTLMGVTYVAVAAQHPLAQQQAEQNVELQNFLSECKNTKMAEADMATMEKKGMDTGLTVVHPITGEDVPVWVANFVLMEYGSGAVMSVPGHDERDHEFALAFGLPIKQVISPKDGTELDIQETAFTEKGILVSSGKYTGLTSEEAFEQIAEQLESEGKGRKTVNYRLRDWGVSRQRYWGTPIPMMTLEDGTAVPVPLEDLPVKLPEDVVLDGVKSPIKSDPEWAKTTYKGQPALQETDTFDTFMESSWYYARYCSPNNEDAMLDSDAANYWLPVDQYIGGIEHAILHLLYARFFHKLLRDVGLVNSDEPFKRLLCQGMVLAETYYRDEENGGKQWISPQDVKVEHDEKGKVIGYKSTIDGEEVLHAGTGKMSKSKNNGIDPQMIIDKYGADTVRLFMMFAAPPEQSLEWSDSAVEGAHRFLKRLWKAVYSHHALGEVQALQVDQLNDGQKALRRKTHETISKVSDDISRRLTFNTSIAAVMELMNQVNKYNDTSEQGRAVLQEALEAATLLLAPIVPHICHTLWDILGHKDVVLDAPWPSVDESALTKDSIQIVAQINGKVRAKIEMPADADKAAIEKAAMDDANVQRFLEDKTIRKVIVVPGKLVNIVAN; encoded by the coding sequence ATGGAAGAACAATACCAACCACAACAAATCGAAGAGCATGCTAGAAATTTCTGGGCAGACAACAAAAGCTTCCAGGTAGTTGAAGATGCAAGTAAAGAGAAGTACTACTGCCTCTCGATGTTCCCATACCCAAGTGGAAAGCTCCACATGGGTCATGTTCGTAACTATACCATTGGCGATGTAATTTCACGCTATCAACGCATGCAGGGTAAAAATGTAATGCAGCCAATGGGCTGGGATGCGTTCGGATTACCTGCTGAGAACGCGGCTATCAACAATAAAGTAGCACCTGCAAAGTGGACCTACGAAAACATTGAATACATGAAAAACCAGCTTAACCAGCTTGGTTTTGGCTATGACTGGAACCGTGAACTCGCGACCTGTCGACCTGAATACTATAAGTGGGAACAGTGGTTCTTCACCAAGCTTTATGAAAAAGGTTTGGTTTACAAGAAAAACGCCACGGTTAACTGGGACCCTGTCGATCAGACTGTATTGGCAAACGAGCAAGTCGTAGACGGCAAAGGCTGGCGCTCTGGTGCGCCGGTAGAGCGCAAAGAGATACCGCAGTGGTTTATTAAAATCACAGACTACGCAGATGAGCTACTCAACGACCTTGACCAGCTAGAAGATTGGCCAGAGCAAGTTAAAACCATGCAGCGTAACTGGATTGGCCGCTCAGAGGGTGTAGAGCTTAATTTTGCACTAAAAGATAGCGAAGAAGAGCTTACCGTTTACACCACCCGCCCCGACACCCTCATGGGTGTTACTTATGTGGCAGTCGCAGCACAACACCCCCTAGCTCAGCAGCAAGCCGAACAAAATGTTGAGCTGCAAAACTTTCTTAGCGAATGCAAAAACACCAAAATGGCCGAAGCAGATATGGCCACAATGGAAAAGAAAGGGATGGATACAGGCCTGACTGTGGTACACCCGATTACAGGTGAAGATGTACCTGTATGGGTCGCAAACTTTGTACTAATGGAGTACGGCTCTGGTGCTGTAATGTCTGTACCTGGTCACGATGAGCGAGACCATGAGTTTGCATTGGCGTTTGGTCTGCCAATCAAGCAGGTTATTTCACCTAAAGATGGTACCGAACTAGACATTCAAGAAACTGCTTTCACTGAAAAAGGTATTCTGGTTTCTTCAGGCAAATATACAGGGTTAACCTCAGAAGAAGCCTTTGAACAAATTGCAGAACAACTAGAGTCTGAAGGAAAAGGCCGCAAAACCGTTAACTATCGCCTAAGAGATTGGGGAGTTTCTCGTCAACGCTATTGGGGGACGCCCATACCGATGATGACACTCGAAGACGGAACAGCAGTGCCCGTGCCGTTAGAAGACTTACCGGTTAAGCTTCCTGAAGACGTTGTACTAGACGGGGTTAAGTCTCCGATTAAGAGCGACCCTGAGTGGGCCAAAACGACCTACAAAGGTCAGCCAGCACTACAAGAAACAGACACCTTTGACACCTTTATGGAGTCATCTTGGTACTACGCCCGTTACTGCAGCCCAAACAACGAAGATGCCATGCTAGATAGCGACGCTGCAAACTACTGGCTACCTGTTGATCAGTATATTGGCGGTATTGAGCATGCCATCTTGCACTTGTTATATGCACGTTTCTTCCACAAGTTGCTTCGAGACGTGGGTCTGGTCAATTCAGACGAGCCTTTCAAGCGTCTATTGTGTCAAGGCATGGTACTTGCGGAGACCTACTACCGTGATGAAGAAAATGGCGGAAAACAATGGATCTCTCCACAAGACGTTAAAGTTGAGCATGACGAAAAAGGCAAAGTTATTGGCTACAAAAGCACAATAGATGGGGAAGAAGTGCTTCATGCTGGCACGGGTAAAATGTCAAAATCAAAAAACAACGGCATCGACCCACAGATGATCATCGATAAATATGGTGCAGACACAGTACGATTATTTATGATGTTTGCAGCACCTCCTGAGCAATCACTTGAGTGGTCAGATAGCGCAGTAGAAGGCGCGCACCGGTTCCTCAAGCGACTTTGGAAAGCTGTTTATAGCCATCACGCTCTTGGTGAAGTTCAAGCACTACAGGTTGACCAGCTAAATGATGGGCAAAAAGCGCTTCGCCGTAAAACCCACGAAACCATTTCAAAGGTCAGTGACGATATTAGCCGCCGACTAACATTCAACACCTCTATTGCTGCGGTAATGGAGCTTATGAATCAAGTCAACAAGTACAACGACACAAGCGAACAAGGACGAGCGGTACTTCAAGAAGCACTCGAAGCCGCAACACTGCTTCTAGCACCTATTGTGCCTCATATCTGTCACACACTTTGGGATATTTTAGGCCACAAAGATGTGGTGCTCGATGCGCCCTGGCCTTCTGTTGATGAGTCTGCACTAACTAAAGACTCAATTCAGATAGTGGCCCAAATTAACGGTAAAGTTCGAGCCAAAATTGAAATGCCTGCAGATGCAGACAAAGCAGCCATTGAGAAAGCTGCAATGGATGATGCAAATGTACAGCGTTTTCTTGAAGACAAAACCATACGCAAGGTGATTGTGGTACCTGGCAAACTCGTTAATATTGTTGCCAATTAA
- a CDS encoding zinc ribbon-containing protein — MTTPELPKHSEQAATVYNRILERIDDSIADIEERTWETLKREIDDAVEFEYDVAELTRDEIDLLGAYIKRDLKDLYHHVSETGEGLKEWLKLDLELVEKKVRDTLLSIADKSVVEQAVLEQKIDHKPGDYISGELACAGMLRCLSCGYMMCLIENTHIEDCHKCGGHYFRRVTSRWPRDPETETESQ, encoded by the coding sequence ATGACGACACCAGAATTACCAAAACATTCAGAACAAGCGGCTACAGTATACAATCGGATACTGGAGCGTATAGATGATTCAATTGCAGACATTGAAGAGCGAACGTGGGAAACACTTAAACGAGAGATCGATGATGCTGTTGAATTTGAATATGATGTTGCCGAGCTAACTCGTGACGAAATCGACCTCTTGGGTGCGTATATTAAGCGTGACTTAAAAGACCTTTATCACCATGTTTCTGAGACCGGTGAGGGCCTTAAAGAGTGGTTAAAGCTGGATTTAGAGTTAGTGGAAAAGAAGGTGAGAGATACCCTGTTATCCATAGCTGATAAGAGCGTCGTAGAACAAGCCGTCCTCGAGCAAAAGATTGACCATAAACCGGGAGATTATATTAGCGGCGAGCTTGCCTGTGCGGGGATGTTGAGGTGTTTAAGTTGCGGATACATGATGTGTTTGATTGAGAACACTCATATCGAAGACTGCCATAAGTGTGGTGGGCATTATTTCAGGCGAGTAACATCTCGTTGGCCTCGTGATCCAGAGACAGAAACAGAGTCACAATGA